A single window of Synechococcus sp. C9 DNA harbors:
- a CDS encoding Uma2 family endonuclease: MTLTPSRKLIYPDSDGQPMADNTLQFRWIVLFKENLECLFRDNLDVFVGGDLLWYPVEGHPEIRVAPDVMVVFNRPKGERGSYRQWEENGIAPQVVFEILSPGNRLAEMAKKLEFYEQYGVEEYYIYDPQLNELSGYQRVGNRLRVIEEMNGWVSPRLGIRFELTDDELLVYYPNGERFKTTVELAQELEQTHQQLAQKEQELLLERQRAERLAAYLRSQGINPDEIGG; the protein is encoded by the coding sequence ATGACATTAACTCCCAGTCGCAAGCTCATTTATCCCGATAGTGATGGTCAACCGATGGCAGATAATACCCTGCAATTTCGTTGGATTGTCTTATTCAAAGAGAATTTGGAATGTCTATTTCGGGATAATTTGGATGTATTTGTGGGGGGTGATTTGCTGTGGTATCCGGTGGAAGGACATCCAGAGATACGGGTTGCCCCGGATGTCATGGTGGTGTTTAACCGTCCCAAGGGAGAGCGGGGTTCCTATCGGCAGTGGGAAGAAAATGGGATAGCACCACAAGTGGTATTTGAGATATTATCACCGGGAAATCGGTTGGCAGAGATGGCAAAGAAATTAGAATTTTATGAGCAGTATGGGGTGGAAGAATACTATATTTATGACCCCCAATTGAATGAATTAAGTGGTTATCAAAGAGTGGGGAATCGGTTGAGGGTGATTGAGGAGATGAATGGGTGGGTGAGTCCCCGTTTGGGCATCCGATTTGAATTAACTGATGATGAATTGCTGGTGTATTATCCCAATGGGGAGCGGTTCAAAACTACAGTGGAATTGGCGCAGGAATTAGAACAAACTCATCAACAATTAGCACAAAAAGAGCAGGAATTACTCTTAGAACGGCAACGGGCGGAACGGTTAGCGGCGTATTTACGCAGTCAAGGCATTAATCCTGATGAAATTGGAGGTTAG
- a CDS encoding Uma2 family endonuclease, giving the protein MTLTPSRKLIYPDSDGQPMADNTLQFRWIVLFKENLECLFRDNLDVFVGGDLLWYPVEGHPEIRVAPDVMVVFNRPKGERGSYRQWEENGIAPQVVFEILSPGNRLAEMAKKLEFYEQYGVEEYYIYDPQLNELSGYQRVGNRLRVIEEMNGWVSPRLGIRFELTNDELLVYYPNGEQFKTTVELAQELEQTQQELIQKEQVLEQTYQQLEQKEQELLLERQRAERLAAYLRSQGINPDEIGG; this is encoded by the coding sequence ATGACATTAACTCCCAGTCGCAAGCTCATTTATCCTGATAGTGATGGTCAACCGATGGCAGATAATACCCTGCAATTTCGTTGGATTGTCTTATTCAAAGAGAATTTGGAATGTCTATTTCGGGATAATTTGGATGTATTTGTGGGGGGTGATTTGCTGTGGTATCCGGTGGAAGGACATCCAGAGATACGGGTTGCCCCGGATGTCATGGTGGTGTTTAACCGTCCCAAGGGAGAGCGGGGTTCCTATCGGCAGTGGGAAGAAAATGGGATAGCACCACAAGTGGTATTTGAGATATTATCACCGGGAAATCGGTTGGCAGAGATGGCAAAGAAATTAGAATTTTATGAGCAGTATGGGGTGGAAGAATACTATATTTATGACCCCCAATTGAATGAATTAAGTGGTTATCAAAGAGTGGGGAATCGGTTGAGGGTGATTGAGGAGATGAATGGGTGGGTGAGTCCCCGTTTGGGCATCCGATTTGAATTAACCAATGATGAATTGCTGGTGTATTATCCCAATGGGGAGCAGTTCAAAACTACAGTGGAATTGGCACAGGAATTAGAACAGACTCAGCAAGAGTTGATCCAAAAAGAACAAGTACTAGAACAAACTTATCAACAATTAGAACAAAAAGAGCAGGAATTACTCTTAGAACGACAGCGGGCGGAACGGTTAGCGGCGTATTTACGCAGTCAAGGCATTAATCCTGATGAAATTGGAGGTTAG
- a CDS encoding Uma2 family endonuclease: protein MTLTPSRKLIYPDSDGQPMADNTLQFRWIVLFKENLECLFRDNLDVFVGGDLLWYPVEGHPEIRVAPDVMVVFHRPKGERGSYRQWEENGIAPQVVFEILSPGNRLAEMAKKLEFYEQYGVEEYYIYDPQLNELSGYQRVGNRLRVIEEMNGWVSPRLGIRFALTDDELLVYYPNGERFKSTVELAQELEQTHQELLLERERANQETARAEQERQRAERLAAYLRSQGINPDEIGG, encoded by the coding sequence ATGACATTAACTCCCAGTCGCAAGCTCATTTATCCCGATAGTGATGGTCAACCGATGGCAGATAATACCCTGCAATTTCGTTGGATTGTCTTATTCAAAGAGAATTTGGAATGTCTATTTCGGGATAATTTGGATGTGTTTGTGGGGGGTGATTTGCTGTGGTATCCGGTGGAAGGACATCCAGAGATACGGGTTGCCCCGGATGTAATGGTGGTGTTTCATCGTCCCAAGGGGGAGCGGGGTTCCTATCGGCAGTGGGAAGAAAATGGGATAGCACCACAAGTCGTATTTGAGATATTATCACCGGGAAATCGGTTGGCAGAGATGGCAAAGAAATTGGAATTTTATGAGCAGTATGGGGTGGAAGAATACTATATTTATGACCCGCAATTGAATGAATTAAGTGGTTATCAACGAGTAGGGAATCGGTTGAGAGTAATTGAGGAAATGAATGGGTGGGTGAGTCCTCGTTTGGGCATTCGATTTGCATTAACTGATGATGAATTGCTGGTGTATTATCCCAATGGGGAGCGGTTCAAATCCACAGTGGAATTGGCACAGGAATTAGAACAAACTCACCAGGAATTACTCCTAGAACGGGAACGGGCGAACCAAGAAACAGCGCGAGCAGAACAAGAACGACAACGGGCGGAACGGTTAGCGGCGTATTTACGCAGTCAAGGCATTAATCCTGATGAAATTGGAGGTTAG
- a CDS encoding Uma2 family endonuclease produces MTLTPSRKLIYPDSDGQPMADNTLQFRWIVLFKENLECLFRDNLDVFVGGDLLWYPVEGHPEIRVAPDVMVVFHRPKGERGSYRQWEENGIAPQVVFEILSPGNRLAEMAKKLEFYEQYGVEEYYIYDPQLNELSGYQRVGNRLRVIEEMNGWVSPRLGIRFALTDDELLVYYPNGERFKTTVELAQELERERQRAERLAAYLRSQGINPDEIGG; encoded by the coding sequence ATGACATTAACTCCCAGTCGCAAGCTCATTTATCCTGATAGTGATGGTCAACCGATGGCGGATAATACCCTGCAATTTCGTTGGATTGTCTTATTCAAAGAGAATTTGGAATGTCTATTTCGGGATAATTTGGATGTATTTGTGGGGGGTGATTTGCTGTGGTATCCGGTGGAAGGACATCCAGAGATACGGGTTGCCCCGGATGTCATGGTGGTGTTTCATCGTCCCAAGGGGGAGCGGGGTTCCTATCGGCAATGGGAAGAAAATGGGATAGCACCGCAAGTGGTATTTGAGATATTATCACCGGGAAACCGATTGGCAGAGATGGCAAAGAAATTGGAATTTTACGAGCAGTATGGGGTGGAAGAATACTATATTTATGACCCCCAATTGAATGAATTAAGTGGTTATCAAAGAGTAGGGAATCGGTTGAGAGTAATTGAGGAGATGAATGGGTGGGTGAGTCCCCGGTTGGGCATCCGATTTGCATTAACTGATGATGAATTGCTGGTGTATTATCCCAATGGCGAACGGTTCAAGACCACAGTGGAATTGGCGCAGGAATTAGAACGAGAACGACAGCGGGCGGAACGATTAGCAGCATATTTACGCAGTCAAGGCATTAATCCTGATGAAATTGGAGGTTAG